The proteins below are encoded in one region of Neovison vison isolate M4711 unplaced genomic scaffold, ASM_NN_V1 Scaffold_042, whole genome shotgun sequence:
- the LOC122897963 gene encoding protein BRAWNIN: protein MPAGVSWATYLKMFAASLLSMCAGAEVVHRYYRPDLTIPEIPPKPGELKTELLGLKKRQHEPQISQQ from the exons ATGCCCGCGGGAGTGTCCTGGGCCACCTACCTGAAAATGTTCGCCGCCAGCCTCCTGAGCATGTGCGCCGGCGCCGAAGTGGTGCACAGGTACTACCGGCCGGACCTG acaaTACCTGAAATTCCACCAAAGCCTGGAGAACTCAAAACGGAGCTTTTGGGACTGAAAAAGAGACAACACGAACCTCAAATTTCTCAGCAATAG